Within Helicobacter canis, the genomic segment AAACGCAATAGCCCCAAGGCGTGGTCAGCGTGAAAATGCGTGAGAAAAATAGCACGGATTTTTGCACCATCAAAAAGCGTGGCAGTGGCTTCAATCCCACAATCAAGCAAAATATACTCGCTAGATTCTGTTTGCAAAAACGCGCTTGTGGAGAGATTTTGCCTGCCTTGTTTCTATACTCTTCACACGCGCCGCAGTTGCAGTTATGGACAGGTATACCGCCGCTGTCGCTGGAGCCTAGGAAGTGTAAAATCTT encodes:
- a CDS encoding MBL fold metallo-hydrolase; protein product: MQTESSEYILLDCGIEATATLFDGAKIRAIFLTHFHADHALGLLRLRYSKQHIACYHQMIGRALGIYLSIQNLSPTKSYAHLHP